A window of Nicotiana sylvestris chromosome 8, ASM39365v2, whole genome shotgun sequence genomic DNA:
TCAAGAGGAAGATGCTAAAAGCAAAAGTGAAGCCCTACATACCAGATTTCAAGCTAGCATTTGAGCATTTCTGCATACATGCAGGAGGGAGAGCAGTTTTAGATGAAATACAAAACAACCTAAACCTAAGTGATTGGCACATGGAACCATCAAGAATGACACTACACAGGTTTGGGAACACTTCAAGCAGCTCTTTATGGTATGAGTTAGCCTATTCAGAAGCAAAAGGAAGAGTGAGCAAAGGGGATAGAATTTGGCAAATAGCATTTGGTTCTGGTTTCAAATGTAACAGTGCTGTGTGGAAATCACTTAGAGAAATTGATTGTAATGAAGTCAATAGAAATGGTAACCCTTGGGCTGACTGCATTCAACGTTACCCTGTGAAAGTTGCCCTTGCCAAGACATAGAAGCGTACAGAAGACAGAGCCAGAATTTGAGTTGATGTGTTTTGAATTTGATATCGAACCCATAGCTCGTCTTAATTAACTATTGGGTGTGcgattatatatttatatatatttaataaaaaatttaatacGAATATATAGTCTAAGCAAAAATTACTGATTTCGTCCGAACCCATATCTAATGATCTAGCTCCGCCTCTATGGAGCCATAGATTATATGTCAATATTTGGCTAGTGAAAAGTGGGGTGCTGGCATAATTGATTGTGGTTAGTAAAGAAGAATCATTCTTGTTCACGCAAGTCTAGTTTCAACTGTTAGGTGGGCAGCTTGCCTCATTGATTATGGTTCAAGAAATACAACTACTATTTATGAGTTCGTTTCACATTCTCCTTTTGTTCTTTAATTATCTTCTCACTTTAACATGTTGAAATTATACTTCCATTACTCCAGACTGTCATGCTATAATTCTACTCCATCCGATCAAATTTACTTATTCATTATACTATAATTACATTTTCAattttacttgtccactatagTAAATCAAGAAAAAACAAATTTTTCCTCTTGTTTTACCCTTATAAATAACTACTTACTCCCCAAATCATTTTTCAAGACTTTTGAAAATGCTATCATTGTTATGGTAAAATTGTAAAATATATActtcatttatttatttcttaaagGGAGTGCAAAATCAAAATTGAACGGCGGAGGAAATATTTATAAAGCTTTAATTCAGTGTTAGAATAGGCAAATTAGATATATTAGACGCTGGTTAATACTTTGGACCGAGTCTCTTTTTACTCTTTGTATTTATAGTTTAGCCCAAATGTACAAATTATGAGTTAGGGACCCATTCTattgtattttttcatttttccggGTCACTATAAATAGTGAAGCCTAAGTATGTAATAAGACGACTTTGATTCATTTTCAGATATACAAAAGAAGCAATGCTCTCGAAGCTTCTGTTCTTAGAAAACATGGTGTAAAGCCTAATCTTCAATCTTCCTCATCTCTTCCACTTTTCTTCATGTTAACATGGTATCGGAGTTGAGATCCGTCTAAATCTCATGCTGAGAATTCGATTGATCCGACACTCGTCTTATCTCGTTGTTTTTCTATATACTTCGTCTGAATTTGAATTTTTTGATATTCGTGGTCCGGTGGTGGTTTTCTGCTCGATTTTTTCTCCAACATCGTGTTCAACCATCTACTCCAGTGCATAACAGCGGTGAATTTTGCTTTAAGATGATTTCAAAGATTTCGACTGAAATTAGGGTTTGCTCGTATCGAAGCTATATGATGGCGGCTGATATTGAGGTGTTCTTTTCTGGTTGAAGGCCGTAGCTCTTTCCGGTTGCGAAAGAGATTGGTAACATCGACTTCATCCTTCATTACATCTTCGTATTTCTGCTTGCATGACCTAAGTTCTATGTATAATTGATTGTGAATCTGATAACATGACCAACGAAACTCTTGATACATCTTCAACTCCTATTATTTTTCGCACTACCTTCCATGAGGATGACTATACTCATCCGTGTCATCCTCTCTATGTGCATCCATCAGATATTTTGGGGACCTCGTTGGTCTCCAATGCGTTTGATGGAACAGGATATGGTAGTTGGAGGCGCAATATTCTTGTTGCACTTTCAATTAGAAACAAACTAGATTTTATAAATGGAAACTCCCAGAAGCCTTCACCTTCTTCACCTCTTGCCAGATAATGGCAGAGGTGTAATGACCTTGTCATCTCCTGGTTAGTAAACTCCTTGTCTAAGGAAATATCTCGTAGTGTAGAGTATTCAGAGTTTGCTAGGGAAATTTGGAATGAGTTAGAAGAGAGATATGGTAAGGCTAATGGTGTTAGAGTTTTTGAACGTAAGAAAGAGTTAGAACATATTTACCAGGGGTCTCTTGACATAGCCTCATATTTCAACAAAATCAAACAGTTTTGGGATAAAATAGCGTCCATATCTGCTGGTCGAACTAGGGTGTGTTCTTGTGGGGCTAAGTCTGCAGAAGATGAGGAATAGATGGCTTTAATGGGTTTGAATGATACATATGTCCAACCAAAATTAGTATTCTAATGATGAAGCCACTTCCTTCAGTTGGGGCTGTGTACAACATTCTATTATCTGATGAGAACTAGAGGAATGTGTCTGATGGAACTCAGTTTCCTTCTACCTCTGCATCCTTTAGTGTTGGGGTCTCTAGGTAGTGTTATCCTTCTAAAGTGAAGTTTGAATCATCTAAACCAAATGTCACATGCAAATACTGTAAGAAACCTGGATATACTATAGTCAAATGCTACAAACTTCATGGTTATCCCCCAAGTTTCAAGTTCACTAAAACTCCTAACCTTAGAAAGACTGTTGCACATGTTGAGCTCACCAACCATCCTGAATCTAGGACTGGTGATATCTTTACTGAGCATGGTACTCTTCCACAATATGAAGATATGTCTGCTATCCCTAGGCTTACCAAGGATCAGTACTCTCAATTGATGATGTTGCTTCAACAATCACATCTGTCTCCTTCTCCATCTACTTTAAACCTAATGGGGTCAGCCAATTTTGCTGGTGAGTTAATTCCTCCTGGTGTGTCTTATGGTGCATCTATGTTGACCAAAGTGGATGGTATAGTGTGGATCATAGACTTTGGGGCTTCTGACCATGTTACTTTAACAAAAAATTTACTCTTTAATGTCCAAACCTTACTTGTTCCATACCTTGTTTCTCTTTCAAATGGTTATAAAGTCAAGGTTACCAATATTGGATCATTGGCTTTATTGCCTGATGTGATATTGCACAATGTACTTTATGTTCCTAGTTTTCAGCATTCTCATTTCTGTCCACAAATTACTTTCTTATTGTGATGACATTGTACAGTTTACCAAGGATGCTTGTACTTTATAGGGCCCTTCAGTGAGGAAGCCAGTGGTACTTGGTAAGCTGGACAATAGACTCTACAAGTTGTTTCAGTCTGTCATTTCTCCTAACCCAAATTTTTTTCTCTTACTCATCCTGTTGTTTAAAATGTTTCAGTTTCTAATTCTTTTGTTCATGCTAGTGTAATTGATGAATGCTCATATGTAAATACCATATCAACTATTGATAATATGAATAACACTAAAGTTGTTTGGCATTACAGACTTGGGCATATTCCTTTATCTAAACTGAAAACTATATCTGCTATAAATTGTACATTTTCTCTTAAATAATCCTTTAGCTGTCCTATCTATCCATTAGCCAAGCAAACAAGACTGCCTTTCCCTAATAGTATATACAGTCCACTCACCCATTCCAATTAATTCACATAGATACTTGGGGACCTTATCACACACCTACCTATAATGGTTCCAAATATTTCTTGACcattattgatgatttctcaaggGCCACTTGGACACATCTTATGGGAGCCAAGAGTAATGCTTTTAATTTACTCAAGGCTTTCATTGTCATGGTTGAAAGTTCAGGCTGTCAGAagtgataatgccttagaatTGGGCTCTACTGCTTCAGGTTCTATTTTCTTTTCTGAAAAAGGAATTCAATATCAGACTTCTTGCCCACACACTCTTCAACAGAATGAAGTGGTGGAAAGGAAGCACAGACATTTGCTTAAAACTGCCAGAGCTCTATTATTTCAGTCTTATCTTCCCATTAGATTCTGGGGAGACTGCCTTCTAACAGCAACCTACTTAATCAATTGGTTTCTATCCCCTCTCCTTAATCACAAAAGTCCCTATGAGTTGTTATATGGTTGTATTCCCTCTTACTCTTATCTTAAAACTTTTGGTTGTTTGTGTTACTCTACTATAACTAAGTTGCACAAGGATAGATTCTCTCCCAGATCTATCCCATATGTATTTGTGGTTTATCCCTTTGCTAAAAAAGATTATAAACTCTATAGTCTCACTTCCAAAACCTGCTTCATCTCTAGGGATGTCATTTTCTTAGAACACATTTTTCCTTTCTTCAAGGCTTCCAATCAGCCTTCTCGCACTCTTTCTTCTCCTCTTTCTACTAGTTTTGATACTGATTGTTCTGCACCTCTTCCTTCAACTTTATATTCCCCCTTCacctgcttcttcttcatctattGATACTCCATCTCCTGTTTTACATTCTGATCCTAGTTCATCTGTAACTCCCATTTCAGCTTCTAGTACTTCACCTCATGTTCCCCATGTTTCTTCCCTTCCTATTTCTTCACCTACTGATCATTCTGTTCCTATTTCTTCTTCTCCATTGCCTACTTTGAGACGATCCTCTATACCACATAACCCTCCTAGTTATCTCAATAACTATGTTTGTCAATCCTTATCCTCTAATTCCATCTCAGTCCCCTCTGTTGGTCAGTTGCATATCTTAGAGCCAAATTCATATTCCTAGACAGCCACTATTCCTGAGTGGCACGATGCCATGAGGAAGGAATTTGCGGCTTTGGAAGCCAATGAGACTTGGGAAATTGTTGAGTTGCCACATGGCAAGAAGCCCATTGGGTGAAAATGAGTTTATAAAGTGAAATATAAGGCTGATGGTAGTATAGAAAGGTACAAAGTTAGGTTGGTAGTTAGGGGTGATACTCAAGTGGAAAGGGTTGATTTTTATGAAACATTCTCCCATGTCGTAAAAATGTCCACTATTAAGACCTTAATTGTTGTGGACATCAAGCAACATTGGTCTTTGTTCCAGTTTGATGTGAATAATGCTTTCTTGCATGGTGATATTAATGAAGAGGTTTTCATGAAGCTTCCTCCTAGATTGTCTATTCCTGCCTCCACTTCTTCTTCTGCATCTTTGGTCTGCAAGTTCCAAAAATCCCTTTATGGGTTGAGGCAATCTTCCAGACAATAGTATGCTAAGCTGTCTCAAGCTCTTTCTTCTAGAGGCTACACGCATTCTCTCAATGACTATTCTGTCTTCACTAAGGGTTCTGGGGCTTCTTTGGTTATATTGGTTGTTTATATGGATGACATCATCCTAACTAGTACTAACTTGACAGAAATTTCTGCTCTGAAGAGCTTTTTCCATGATCAGTTCAAAATCAAGGGCTTGGGTCTCCTTAACTACTTTCTTGGTATTGAAGTTTTCTATACTTCTTCTGGGGTTTTGTTGCATCAATGGAAATTTATTCATGACCTTTTAGATGAGTTTTACTCTCTTGAGTGTACTTCTGTCACATGTCCCCTTGAATTAAATGTAAAGTTGAAGGCCAAGGAAGGTAAACCTTTGCCTAAACCTGAAGAGTGTAGAAGTCTCATTGGCAAACTAAATTTTTTGACCCATACAAGACCTGACCTCAGCTTTGTAGTCCAGCATTTGAGTCAGTTCATGCAATAGTCTTGCCTCCCACACATGAAGGCTGATCTTCATCTTCTCAGATATCTCAAGGGTTCAGCTCATTCTGGGATCTTTTACAACAATGATCCTACTGTGTCTTTACATGTGTTTTGTGATAGTGACTGGGACTCTTGCCTTGACAGTAGGAGGTCAGTCACTGCATCTTCCTTGGGGGTAGTTTGGTGGGTTGGAAATCCACGAAACAACCTGTGGTTTCTCTTTCCTCAATAGAAGTCGAGTACAGATCTATGAGTAAAGGCAGTGGCTGAAGTTACTTGGCTGTCCAGGTTGTTGTCTGATTTTGGTGTACTTCTTCCCACTCCTGTGCCTGTATTTTGTGATAGTTAGGCTGCCCTTTATATTGTCAAAAATTTTGTCTTTCATGAGAAGACGAAGCACATAGAATCGAATTGTCATTTTGTACGTGCCAAACTTGGAGATGGGTTGATCTCTCTTGTCCACACTCCTAGTGCCTCTCAAACTGCTGATATACTTACCAAGGTTCTACCTGGTCCTGCTCATCACATACACACTCGCAAGTTGGGGGTTTTGTcaccctccaacttgagggggctATTAGAATAGGCAAATTAGATATATTAGATGCTGGTTAATACTTTGGGCTGAGTCTCTTTTTACTCTTTGTATTTATATTTTAGCCCAAATGTACAGATTATGAGTTAGGGCCCCATTCCattgtattttttcatttttccggGTCACTATAAATAGTGAAGCCTAAGTATGTAATAAGACGACTTTGATTCATTTTCAAATATACAGAagaagtgtcacgaccctaaaaccgaccaggttgtgatggcgcctatcgtgaaactaggccaaccgacacaattcCCTAAttaaccattattcaataaaagtcattttaagcctttaattaatcaaatatctcataatttaagtctaaatgaacagtgcagaataaatacacagcccaacatcggggtgtcacaggtcacgagcatctactaaggtctgaatacaatgaaGAGTCTGAAATATACTAAAAccaatctaaggaagacaagaagGAGAagagcagtgttgcgaacgttgGGAAGCTACCTTGCTAattccgatgactctgccactgagcaatcaacacccgctaccgggttcagaaatacttgaatctgcacacaaggtgcagggagtaatgtgagtacgccaactcagtaagtaatagaagtaaatgaaagctgagcagtaagaaaacacgtaaaccacatcATAACGCTACAGAAAATacagtacatttccaaaacagtacaaaaattatttactttgtaaatcaagctcagttttagtaaaaccttttaaaacaactttcaatagtttcaaacgagagATAAAactgtgagtaaaaatgatagaaatgtaaatagcccctcggacaaaacatgtaccatacaccgcccctcgggcaaaatatcaacagaaccatcCCCTCCGGCTACcttacaatcactcgtaatcatccGCTCGGGAAAAACATGAATCAAGAATAGCCCCTCCGACAAAACATGGATCAAAGacggcccctcgggcaacaacatgaaacaacaacagcccttcgggcaatatcacatctcatactgggtacccacgctcactaggggtgtgtagactccggaggggctcctatagcccaagcgctataacaagtcatctcgtggcattatcaaacaggcccttggcctcataacaatccacctcgtggcgtaacaaataaggccctcgacctcataatcatgaatcagtaacaacctgctacggcgtgcagcccgatcccatagtatcctcacaacgcaagcccttg
This region includes:
- the LOC138874805 gene encoding uncharacterized protein; this encodes METPRSLHLLHLLPDNGRGVMTLSSPVKFESSKPNVTCKYCKKPGYTIVKCYKLHGYPPSFKFTKTPNLRKTVAHVELTNHPESRTGDIFTEHGTLPQYEDMSAIPRLTKDQYSQLMMLLQQSHLSPSPSTLNLMGSANFAGELIPPGVSYGASMLTKVDGIVWIIDFGASDHVTLTKNLLFNVQTLLVPYLVSLSNGYKVKVTNIGSLALLPDVILHNGPSVRKPVVLVSNSFVHASVIDECSYVNTISTIDNMNNTKVVWHYRLGHIPLSKLKTISAINWPLGHILWEPRVMLLIYSRLSLSWLKVQAVRSDNALELGSTASVLILIVLHLFLQLYIPPSPASSSSIDTPSPVLHSDPSSSVTPISASSTSPHVPHVSSLPISSPTDHSVPISSSPLPTLRRSSIPHNPPSYLNNYTATIPEWHDAMRKEFAALEANETWEIVELPHGKKPIG